A section of the Methanocaldococcus sp. FS406-22 genome encodes:
- a CDS encoding OsmC family protein: MNPEMIMEMMNSDITKEMAPKMMPKMMPLALEKFLQYIPENERKEFIAKIVDIIVSKDEKKEISAEYLDMFEAMLNVKGLEIHSRGGKGAVKEKISPMDLFLAGLCGCICIAVGNTLKANNIDADIKVDGKVEKSFEEGKIKKVIINIYAKVKDSDKSEEELRELILEGSKKCLISNSISCEIEKNVIFE, translated from the coding sequence ATGAACCCAGAAATGATTATGGAAATGATGAATTCAGATATTACCAAGGAAATGGCTCCAAAAATGATGCCAAAGATGATGCCTTTAGCTTTGGAAAAGTTTTTGCAATATATCCCTGAAAATGAGAGAAAAGAGTTTATAGCAAAGATAGTTGATATAATTGTTAGTAAAGATGAGAAAAAAGAAATTTCTGCTGAATACTTAGACATGTTTGAAGCAATGTTAAATGTTAAAGGTTTAGAAATTCACTCAAGAGGTGGAAAAGGAGCTGTAAAAGAAAAAATATCTCCAATGGATTTATTTTTAGCAGGACTTTGTGGATGTATTTGCATAGCCGTTGGTAACACTTTAAAAGCTAACAACATAGATGCTGATATAAAGGTTGATGGGAAGGTTGAGAAATCATTTGAAGAAGGGAAAATAAAAAAAGTAATTATAAACATCTATGCGAAGGTTAAAGATTCAGACAAATCAGAAGAAGAGTTAAGAGAACTAATTTTAGAAGGTTCTAAAAAATGTTTAATTAGCAACTCTATAAGCTGTGAGATTGAGAAAAATGTTATCTTTGAATAA
- a CDS encoding radical SAM/SPASM domain-containing protein: protein MKAEDMALIFSKLILNPIIRSQILDLFKKDENGKLIIENYIDAYIKGEDINSVKYKILKNILEKGLKTFAGDNYESAFKEYLKDSYFKKGLISVVRGLGYFGVRKPFVSGSPFLVVWDVTYRCNLRCKHCYANAGKPLEDELNTEEAKKVVDILGNAGVVALAFSGGEPLMRKDLFELIDRVKDYDMQVSIATNGTLLTKENVRKLKEHNVDFIQISLDGLKETHERFRGIKGIYEKVVEGIRNVVEENICCAIATTATKLNYKDVPKVMDFAEKLGVNYFMLYNYIPVGAGDYDIDLSPEEREELLNMLWEKLNNETGKKCKTAFLSTAPYYSRTALEHNKHYLATHFANVDLDGNEHLKSLANFIGGCGCGRFYLSLRANGDIQPCVFFPLKLGNMREFKDENDFLNFWRENKVLNDLRDRDKIEICGKCQYKYVCGGCRARAYSYYKDYLREDPGCILTKKLSS, encoded by the coding sequence ATGAAAGCCGAGGATATGGCATTAATATTTTCAAAATTGATACTAAATCCTATTATAAGAAGCCAAATATTAGACCTTTTTAAAAAGGATGAAAATGGAAAACTAATAATTGAAAATTATATAGATGCTTACATAAAGGGGGAGGATATAAACTCAGTAAAATACAAAATATTAAAGAATATTTTAGAAAAAGGTCTTAAAACCTTTGCTGGAGATAATTATGAAAGTGCATTTAAAGAATATTTAAAAGATTCATACTTTAAGAAAGGATTGATAAGTGTCGTAAGAGGATTAGGTTATTTTGGAGTAAGAAAGCCATTTGTTTCTGGTTCTCCATTTTTAGTTGTATGGGATGTAACCTACAGGTGTAATTTAAGGTGCAAGCATTGTTATGCAAATGCAGGGAAACCTTTAGAAGATGAATTAAACACAGAAGAAGCAAAGAAAGTAGTTGATATATTGGGAAATGCTGGAGTTGTAGCTTTAGCATTTTCTGGAGGAGAACCATTGATGAGAAAAGATTTATTTGAATTAATAGATAGAGTAAAAGATTACGATATGCAAGTTTCCATAGCAACGAATGGAACACTACTAACAAAAGAAAATGTTAGGAAGTTAAAGGAGCATAATGTGGATTTTATACAGATAAGTTTAGATGGATTAAAGGAAACTCATGAGAGATTTAGAGGAATAAAAGGAATTTATGAAAAGGTAGTTGAAGGAATAAGAAACGTTGTTGAGGAAAATATATGCTGTGCAATTGCAACGACTGCAACGAAATTAAATTATAAAGATGTCCCAAAAGTTATGGATTTCGCTGAAAAACTTGGAGTTAATTATTTCATGCTCTACAACTATATTCCAGTTGGTGCTGGAGATTATGATATTGATTTATCCCCTGAAGAAAGAGAAGAGTTATTAAACATGCTATGGGAAAAATTAAACAATGAAACAGGAAAAAAATGTAAAACAGCATTTTTATCAACGGCTCCATATTATTCAAGAACAGCATTAGAGCATAATAAACACTACCTTGCAACACACTTTGCAAATGTTGATTTAGATGGAAATGAGCATTTAAAAAGCTTAGCAAATTTCATTGGAGGTTGTGGATGTGGAAGATTCTATTTAAGTTTAAGGGCTAATGGAGATATCCAACCATGTGTGTTCTTCCCATTAAAATTAGGAAATATGAGAGAATTTAAGGACGAAAATGACTTTTTAAACTTTTGGAGGGAAAATAAAGTATTAAATGATTTAAGAGACAGAGATAAAATAGAAATATGTGGAAAATGCCAATATAAATATGTATGTGGAGGTTGTAGGGCAAGGGCATATTCTTACTATAAGGATTATCTAAGGGAAGACCCTGGATGTATTTTAACTAAAAAACTATCATCATAG
- a CDS encoding PLD nuclease N-terminal domain-containing protein: MWFMPMGFGMMGFPIFMGLFFIIGIAIFIIIIIAIIDILKRDDLDTLEKILWVLVVWFLGIIGAIIYYLLSKRNSKGKGDNNGKDTGSN, from the coding sequence ATGTGGTTTATGCCAATGGGCTTTGGAATGATGGGATTTCCAATTTTTATGGGATTATTCTTTATTATAGGGATAGCAATTTTTATAATAATCATTATTGCCATTATAGATATTTTAAAGAGAGATGACTTAGATACTCTTGAAAAAATCTTATGGGTATTGGTTGTTTGGTTTTTAGGAATAATTGGAGCAATAATTTATTATTTACTGTCAAAAAGAAACTCCAAAGGAAAAGGAGATAACAATGGCAAGGATACTGGTAGTAACTGA
- a CDS encoding DUF166 domain-containing protein: MARILVVTDGAYGYRIKGTVNSFGKKNRFIGIYKIDRPDDLIVDDIEFPEELLKKIKEADILLLYTQHPDNTYYLCYEARKLNKDIAIIVATWSGEGEKKELKKFDAICPEEMCLLDENEVGNLINKYPKLKEFLEEFGTPKVKVYVKDNKVVDVEVLRTSICGSTLFMAKLMKGMEVNDIEDFAKKSAMLIQRYPCVAGKIKLFRGDCKKQKALNIHKDAILEGITFI, translated from the coding sequence ATGGCAAGGATACTGGTAGTAACTGATGGGGCTTATGGATATAGGATTAAAGGAACTGTAAACTCCTTTGGAAAGAAAAATAGATTTATCGGAATCTATAAAATTGATAGACCAGATGATTTGATAGTTGATGATATAGAGTTTCCAGAAGAGTTACTAAAGAAGATTAAAGAGGCAGATATTTTATTGCTCTATACCCAACATCCAGATAACACTTATTATCTTTGCTATGAGGCAAGAAAATTAAATAAAGATATAGCTATAATCGTTGCTACATGGAGTGGAGAGGGAGAGAAGAAAGAGCTAAAGAAGTTTGATGCAATTTGTCCAGAAGAGATGTGTTTGTTGGATGAAAATGAGGTTGGAAACTTAATAAATAAATATCCAAAATTAAAGGAGTTTTTAGAGGAGTTTGGGACACCAAAGGTTAAAGTTTATGTTAAAGATAACAAGGTTGTAGATGTTGAGGTTTTAAGAACGTCTATCTGTGGTTCAACCCTATTTATGGCTAAGTTGATGAAGGGGATGGAAGTTAATGATATTGAGGATTTTGCCAAAAAATCTGCTATGCTAATACAAAGGTATCCATGTGTTGCTGGAAAGATAAAACTTTTTAGAGGAGATTGTAAAAAGCAAAAAGCTTTAAATATACACAAAGATGCTATCCTAGAAGGAATAACATTTATTTAA
- the tdt gene encoding tellurite-resistance/dicarboxylate transporter, whose translation MLDACESKLDVIKNFVPSWFAAVMGTGILAVDSLLYSAYLPILKDVAVALFYFNVLLFFIFLIPWVLRWIMFKDNALADLKHPVLSAFYPTIAVGCLVLGADFINIGHNMFWGEIFWSLGAVGMFLFSLIVPFYMFKSETIKLDHVNPGWYIPPVGLIVIPIAGSLIMPHLTGIWHELTVIINYFGWGAGFFLYLALLAVVIYRFILHHPLPSAMAPTVWINLGPIGAGIVALINMVNNSPFITIKEPFYIFSFIFWGFGLWWSLMAIIMTLYYVKKLKLPYAMSWWAFIFPLGAYVASSHLVYNIFKFQLIDYIGFALYWLLFFFWAITLIKTTNKVYTGEVFKGH comes from the coding sequence ATGTTAGATGCATGTGAATCAAAATTAGATGTAATAAAAAACTTCGTCCCTTCATGGTTTGCTGCAGTAATGGGAACTGGAATTTTAGCAGTAGATAGCTTGCTCTATTCAGCTTATTTGCCAATATTAAAAGATGTTGCAGTTGCACTGTTTTATTTTAATGTTTTGTTATTCTTTATCTTCTTAATTCCATGGGTTTTGAGATGGATTATGTTCAAAGATAATGCTTTAGCTGATTTAAAACATCCTGTATTAAGTGCTTTTTATCCAACCATTGCAGTTGGTTGTTTGGTTTTAGGAGCTGATTTTATAAATATAGGGCATAATATGTTTTGGGGAGAGATATTCTGGTCTCTTGGAGCTGTTGGAATGTTTTTGTTCAGTTTGATAGTTCCGTTTTATATGTTTAAGTCAGAAACCATAAAATTAGATCATGTTAATCCGGGTTGGTATATTCCACCGGTTGGTTTGATTGTTATTCCAATAGCTGGGAGTTTGATAATGCCTCATTTGACTGGAATTTGGCATGAATTAACAGTTATAATCAACTACTTCGGTTGGGGGGCCGGATTCTTCTTATACTTGGCATTATTGGCAGTGGTGATTTATAGGTTTATATTACATCATCCTTTACCTTCAGCAATGGCTCCGACTGTATGGATTAACTTAGGACCGATAGGGGCTGGGATTGTTGCTTTGATAAATATGGTTAATAACTCCCCATTCATAACAATAAAAGAGCCGTTTTATATATTTTCTTTTATATTCTGGGGCTTTGGGTTGTGGTGGAGTCTAATGGCTATAATCATGACTCTTTACTATGTTAAAAAACTAAAACTACCCTACGCAATGTCATGGTGGGCATTCATCTTCCCACTGGGAGCTTATGTTGCGTCATCTCATTTAGTTTATAATATATTTAAGTTCCAATTAATAGATTATATAGGATTTGCATTGTATTGGCTGTTATTCTTCTTCTGGGCGATAACCTTAATAAAAACTACAAACAAAGTTTATACTGGAGAGGTGTTTAAAGGGCATTAA
- a CDS encoding universal stress protein, translating to MYKKILYPTDFSETAEIALKHVKAFKTLKAEEVVLLHVIDERDIKKKDIFSLLLGVAGLNKSVEEFENELKNKLIEEAKGKMERIKKELEDVGYKVKDIIVVGIPHEEIVKIAEDEGVDIIMMGSHGKTNLKDILLGSVTENVIKKANKPVLVVKRKITK from the coding sequence ATGTATAAAAAAATTCTCTACCCAACTGATTTCTCTGAAACTGCTGAGATTGCATTAAAGCATGTTAAAGCATTTAAAACTCTTAAGGCGGAGGAAGTTGTTTTATTGCATGTTATAGATGAGAGAGACATTAAAAAGAAGGATATCTTCTCTCTACTCTTGGGAGTTGCTGGATTAAATAAGTCTGTGGAAGAGTTTGAAAATGAATTAAAAAATAAACTCATTGAAGAGGCAAAGGGTAAAATGGAAAGGATTAAAAAGGAGCTTGAAGATGTTGGCTATAAAGTTAAAGATATCATTGTTGTTGGCATCCCACACGAAGAAATTGTGAAAATAGCTGAAGATGAAGGAGTTGATATAATTATGATGGGTTCTCATGGAAAAACAAACTTAAAAGATATATTGCTTGGTTCAGTTACTGAAAACGTCATTAAAAAGGCAAATAAGCCAGTTTTAGTTGTTAAAAGAAAAATAACTAAATAA
- a CDS encoding P-loop NTPase has translation MKIAVISGKGGVGKSSISTSLAKLFSKEFSIVALDCDVDAPNFNLMFDVKDKKLLEVIYRELYKINENCVKCGKCLDICQFDAIEDFKINPILCEGCGACELICEFNAIEPVKHESGYIYEGFIGFPLIWGELEIGESGSGKIIEHIKRHAKKYKAEIELIDGPPGVGCPLISTVKDVDLALCIVEPTKSSVNDCLRLIETLNFFDVEYLVVENKKGMNAINYPFKIFHSIPFDFDVPKLIANKILLCDSNSRVSEAIKELYEKLKEFI, from the coding sequence ATGAAGATAGCAGTTATTTCAGGAAAAGGAGGAGTTGGAAAATCTTCCATCTCAACATCTCTTGCTAAGTTGTTTTCAAAAGAATTTAGTATAGTAGCTTTGGATTGTGATGTTGATGCTCCAAATTTTAACCTAATGTTTGATGTTAAAGATAAAAAATTATTGGAAGTTATCTATCGTGAGCTATACAAGATAAATGAAAACTGCGTAAAATGTGGAAAGTGCTTAGATATTTGCCAGTTTGATGCTATAGAGGATTTTAAAATAAATCCAATACTGTGTGAAGGATGTGGGGCATGTGAGTTAATCTGTGAGTTTAATGCTATAGAGCCAGTTAAACATGAAAGTGGCTATATATATGAGGGATTTATTGGATTTCCATTAATCTGGGGGGAGTTAGAGATTGGTGAGAGTGGAAGTGGAAAGATTATAGAGCATATAAAAAGGCATGCCAAAAAGTATAAAGCAGAGATAGAGCTTATAGACGGACCTCCCGGAGTTGGATGTCCTCTAATTTCAACAGTTAAGGATGTTGATTTAGCTTTATGCATAGTAGAACCAACGAAATCAAGTGTTAATGACTGTTTAAGGTTGATAGAGACGTTGAATTTCTTTGATGTTGAATATTTAGTTGTTGAAAATAAAAAGGGCATGAACGCTATTAATTATCCATTTAAAATATTCCATTCAATTCCTTTTGATTTTGATGTGCCAAAGTTGATTGCAAATAAAATCTTGCTTTGTGATAGTAATAGCAGAGTATCAGAAGCAATAAAAGAGCTTTATGAAAAATTAAAAGAATTTATTTAG
- a CDS encoding P-loop NTPase, translating into MIVAVTGGKGGTGKSTLSANLFFYFIENYKTALIDCDVETPNLPYLTGSEDLSLAKEVFIEIPNIEEGKTYNYKNVCKEGALLKVGDKLIFIEDLCSGCKACGINSNITFRKKSIGKIYEKKFDNGYLIVGKSNLGERKTAKIVTETKKYALSKNCEINIVDTAAGTHCNVVRALINADKVLIVTEPTPFGMSDAKRIIKIVEKLNIPYKIVLNRYGISDLKVGYNFKIPYDRRIVECYCKGESFLKYNDLRGCIEEIANWIIWG; encoded by the coding sequence ATGATTGTTGCCGTAACTGGAGGTAAGGGAGGGACTGGAAAATCCACTTTGTCAGCAAATCTGTTTTTTTATTTTATTGAGAATTATAAAACTGCACTGATAGATTGTGATGTTGAAACACCAAATCTTCCTTATCTAACAGGTAGTGAGGATTTATCCTTAGCAAAGGAAGTTTTTATTGAAATTCCAAATATAGAGGAAGGAAAAACCTACAACTATAAAAATGTATGCAAAGAAGGGGCTTTGTTAAAAGTTGGAGACAAGCTAATATTTATTGAAGATTTATGTAGTGGATGTAAAGCTTGTGGCATAAACAGCAATATAACGTTTAGAAAGAAGAGTATTGGAAAAATCTATGAGAAAAAATTTGATAATGGCTATTTAATTGTAGGAAAATCAAACTTAGGAGAGAGAAAAACCGCTAAAATTGTAACTGAAACAAAAAAATATGCATTATCAAAAAACTGCGAAATTAATATTGTAGATACTGCCGCAGGAACTCATTGTAATGTTGTGAGGGCATTAATCAACGCAGATAAAGTTCTTATAGTTACAGAACCTACACCCTTTGGCATGTCAGATGCAAAGAGAATAATAAAGATTGTTGAAAAGCTAAACATCCCATACAAGATTGTTTTAAATAGATATGGAATTAGTGATTTAAAAGTTGGTTATAACTTTAAAATTCCTTACGATAGGAGAATAGTTGAATGCTATTGTAAAGGAGAGAGCTTTTTAAAGTATAATGATTTAAGAGGCTGTATAGAAGAGATAGCAAATTGGATTATCTGGGGATAA
- a CDS encoding NifB/NifX family molybdenum-iron cluster-binding protein, with the protein MKIALPIENNQLSPHFGRCEKFMIVEIENGEIKNKEIIENTAREGMHGVGTTSASLIANMGVNAIIVQNIGPKAYSVFKQLGIEVYKSNTTSIDECIKLFLEGKLEKFE; encoded by the coding sequence ATGAAAATAGCCCTACCTATAGAAAACAACCAACTATCTCCACACTTTGGAAGATGTGAAAAATTTATGATTGTAGAGATTGAAAATGGAGAGATAAAAAATAAAGAAATTATTGAGAACACTGCAAGAGAAGGTATGCATGGAGTTGGGACTACATCAGCCTCATTAATTGCAAATATGGGAGTAAATGCCATTATAGTGCAAAATATAGGACCTAAGGCTTACAGTGTGTTTAAACAGTTGGGCATTGAGGTTTATAAAAGCAATACAACATCAATCGATGAGTGCATAAAGTTGTTCTTAGAAGGGAAATTAGAAAAATTTGAGTGA
- a CDS encoding MTH895/ArsE family thioredoxin-like protein translates to MVVIRVFGTGCPKCNQTYENVKKAVEELGIDAEIIKVTDVNEIAEWVFITPGVAFDDVIVFEGKIPSVEEIKEELHVYLNEKDDA, encoded by the coding sequence ATGGTAGTGATAAGAGTTTTCGGAACTGGCTGTCCAAAATGCAATCAAACCTATGAGAATGTTAAAAAAGCTGTAGAGGAGCTTGGTATAGATGCAGAAATTATTAAAGTTACAGATGTGAATGAGATAGCAGAGTGGGTATTTATTACTCCTGGAGTAGCATTTGATGATGTAATAGTCTTTGAAGGAAAAATCCCTTCTGTTGAAGAAATTAAGGAGGAATTACATGTATATTTAAATGAGAAAGATGATGCTTAA
- a CDS encoding permease, with the protein MDVVGFILNIINVMIRTIIDYLNVNRVLALLMAFLMAGGIASMINKNFIIKYFGSNTPKYISYTVAAISGTLLTVCSCTILPLFASIYKRGAGIGPATTFLFSGPAINVLAIFYSAALLGWDIGFLRAVFAVIVSIFIGLVMEMIFRSHEKKRALRVPKADKISNRPLYQTITFFALQFIMLLVITASPKLFPTLSMPLYDGFLLKHLLFIILGVILAITTKIWFKDEEIKSWLRESFTLLKIVFPLLIIGVAIAGAIKAIIPPSYIATYVGGNSIVSNFIASFIGALMYFATLTEVPIIKALMELGMGVGPAMALLLAGPSLSIPTVLTISKVLGKTKALTYLGLVVIFSTICGYIAGIILG; encoded by the coding sequence ATGGATGTTGTAGGCTTTATACTGAACATCATCAATGTCATGATAAGGACAATCATTGATTATTTAAATGTAAATAGAGTTTTAGCCCTATTAATGGCTTTTTTAATGGCTGGTGGCATTGCTTCTATGATTAACAAAAACTTCATCATAAAATATTTCGGTTCAAACACTCCAAAATATATATCATATACTGTAGCCGCCATTAGCGGAACACTATTAACAGTTTGTTCTTGCACTATACTGCCATTGTTTGCAAGTATCTACAAAAGAGGAGCCGGAATAGGGCCGGCAACAACATTTCTGTTTTCAGGACCGGCAATTAATGTTTTGGCAATATTTTATTCAGCAGCATTACTTGGATGGGATATTGGTTTCTTAAGAGCTGTGTTTGCTGTTATTGTTTCTATATTTATTGGTTTGGTTATGGAAATGATATTTAGGAGTCATGAGAAAAAAAGAGCTTTAAGAGTTCCAAAGGCAGATAAAATATCTAATAGGCCATTATATCAAACAATAACATTCTTTGCTCTGCAGTTTATTATGTTGTTGGTAATAACTGCCTCACCTAAGCTGTTTCCAACTCTCTCAATGCCCCTATATGATGGATTTTTGTTAAAGCACCTATTGTTTATAATACTTGGGGTTATCTTGGCTATAACAACAAAAATATGGTTTAAGGATGAGGAGATAAAGAGCTGGCTTAGAGAGAGCTTTACACTGCTGAAGATTGTGTTCCCACTCTTAATTATTGGGGTTGCCATAGCTGGAGCTATTAAAGCTATCATTCCACCAAGCTACATAGCAACTTACGTAGGAGGAAACTCTATAGTATCTAACTTTATTGCCTCATTTATTGGGGCTTTGATGTATTTTGCCACATTAACTGAAGTTCCAATTATAAAAGCCCTAATGGAACTTGGTATGGGCGTTGGGCCGGCGATGGCTTTATTGTTGGCTGGGCCGAGCTTGAGTATTCCAACAGTTTTAACAATCTCAAAGGTCTTAGGAAAAACAAAGGCATTAACTTATTTAGGTTTGGTGGTTATATTTTCAACAATCTGTGGCTATATAGCTGGAATAATTCTTGGATAA
- a CDS encoding multiprotein bridging factor aMBF1, whose product MQMCELCGKLTDKLYKVIIEGSEMNVCKECAKFGKSPKTYSRLGKKTIIGKGTITTNKQVKKPVKRKRDIFDTLPMLREDYGDVIREAREKRGLSIEELAKKLKMKASTLQKFERYELEPNEREIKILEKELKISLTESVGEESSYYGGGDEDGFTLGDFIRIKK is encoded by the coding sequence ATGCAAATGTGTGAGTTGTGTGGAAAGCTAACAGATAAGCTTTACAAGGTAATTATTGAAGGTTCTGAAATGAATGTCTGTAAAGAATGTGCTAAATTTGGCAAAAGCCCAAAGACATATTCAAGATTAGGTAAAAAAACTATAATAGGAAAAGGAACGATAACTACTAATAAACAAGTTAAAAAACCTGTGAAAAGAAAGAGAGATATATTTGACACTCTACCAATGTTAAGGGAGGATTATGGAGATGTTATTAGAGAAGCAAGAGAAAAGAGAGGTTTATCAATAGAAGAACTTGCTAAAAAACTTAAAATGAAAGCATCCACTTTACAAAAATTTGAAAGATATGAGTTAGAGCCAAATGAAAGAGAAATTAAAATATTGGAGAAAGAGTTAAAAATTAGTTTAACTGAAAGTGTTGGGGAAGAAAGTTCATATTATGGCGGTGGAGATGAAGATGGATTTACCTTAGGTGACTTCATTAGAATTAAAAAATGA
- the truD gene encoding tRNA pseudouridine(13) synthase TruD, which yields MYFLIQQRKKESEKNLKEKLKRYRKKLRDSRIKEKLKEMPLNMNKYLTDAYTGGIIKKYPEDFIVEEITPEGIILEVGKSIEFKDVENWKGNYIHFTLEKRNWTTLDAIREIANRVGKQRKHFGFAGNKDKYAVTTQRVGCFNVRLEDLKKVKIKGITLRDFQKTNKKIRLGDLWGNRFTIRVREPELKGEELKKALDELCKLKYFLNYYGVQRFGTTRPITHIVGRFIIERDWEAAFHAYCGTPLPYDDKKSKLARELVDEENFKEAYKKFPKVFFYERRMIKAYIETGSYQKAFMILPPYLRCMFINAYQSYLFNEIINRRFEYGFEPMEGDILIDNVPSGALFGYKTRFANGIQGEIEREIYEKEGLSPEDFKIGEFGSFIGDRRAMIGKIYNMKYWIEDDSYVLQFCLKKGNYATSVLREFIEKKDKYF from the coding sequence ATGTACTTTTTGATTCAGCAGAGAAAGAAAGAAAGTGAAAAAAATTTGAAAGAAAAATTAAAAAGATATAGAAAAAAATTAAGAGACAGCAGAATTAAAGAAAAGCTAAAAGAGATGCCATTAAACATGAATAAATATTTAACTGATGCATATACTGGAGGAATTATAAAAAAATATCCAGAGGATTTTATTGTTGAGGAGATAACTCCAGAAGGCATTATCTTAGAGGTTGGAAAAAGCATAGAATTTAAAGATGTGGAAAACTGGAAGGGAAATTATATACACTTCACCTTAGAGAAGAGGAATTGGACTACCTTAGATGCAATTAGAGAGATTGCTAATAGAGTTGGAAAGCAAAGAAAACACTTTGGTTTTGCTGGAAATAAGGATAAATATGCTGTAACAACTCAAAGAGTTGGCTGTTTTAATGTAAGGTTAGAGGATTTAAAGAAGGTTAAGATTAAAGGAATTACATTAAGAGATTTCCAAAAAACAAATAAAAAAATAAGATTGGGAGATTTGTGGGGGAATAGATTTACTATAAGAGTTAGAGAACCAGAACTTAAAGGAGAAGAGCTGAAAAAAGCTTTAGATGAATTATGCAAGCTAAAATATTTCTTAAACTACTATGGAGTTCAAAGATTTGGAACTACAAGACCAATAACTCACATAGTTGGAAGGTTTATTATAGAGAGGGATTGGGAAGCGGCTTTTCATGCATATTGCGGAACTCCTCTTCCCTACGATGACAAAAAATCAAAATTAGCAAGGGAATTGGTGGATGAAGAAAACTTTAAAGAAGCATATAAAAAATTCCCAAAGGTATTTTTCTATGAAAGAAGAATGATTAAAGCTTATATAGAGACTGGGAGCTATCAAAAGGCATTTATGATTCTTCCACCATATTTAAGATGTATGTTTATAAATGCTTATCAATCTTATCTATTTAATGAGATAATCAATAGAAGGTTTGAATATGGCTTTGAACCTATGGAAGGAGATATTTTAATTGATAACGTGCCAAGTGGGGCATTATTTGGCTACAAAACAAGATTTGCTAATGGCATTCAAGGAGAGATTGAGAGAGAAATTTATGAAAAAGAGGGCTTAAGCCCAGAAGATTTCAAGATTGGAGAGTTTGGTTCATTTATTGGAGATAGAAGGGCAATGATTGGAAAAATATACAATATGAAATATTGGATTGAAGATGATAGCTATGTTTTGCAGTTTTGTTTAAAGAAGGGGAATTATGCAACCTCTGTTTTGAGGGAGTTTATTGAGAAGAAGGATAAATACTTTTAA
- a CDS encoding C2H2-type zinc finger protein, with amino-acid sequence MRLKAIKITSRDGETFFKCPRCGKIFRYSKDYTRHVNKAHGYLFKKE; translated from the coding sequence ATGAGATTAAAGGCAATAAAAATAACAAGCAGAGATGGGGAGACATTCTTTAAATGTCCAAGATGTGGAAAAATTTTCAGATATTCAAAGGATTACACAAGACATGTAAATAAAGCTCATGGCTATCTCTTTAAAAAAGAATAA